Proteins encoded together in one Vanessa tameamea isolate UH-Manoa-2023 chromosome 28, ilVanTame1 primary haplotype, whole genome shotgun sequence window:
- the LOC113395346 gene encoding ATP-dependent zinc metalloprotease YME1L isoform X2, with product MCKIDVRSAVSIAGAYKAAVRDVPNLKSARKISHISETSFEKNKNGWLPTPTVTVDLRGKKTKFSFTDNFVGTLFRDLHNDSFKYNIQVRGFKTERGIHADLKRNPNLINRLRLNVTDSSDKQSNLGPDVAPRLEKLLSEDTVLTHQQKDKIKIAFAEGYLAGSHPDNVRGTKASKYLKLVQQLLTIVLFLAIFVSLMASVSGTVFRIQLGNQVEVDPEDISVTFDDVKGADEAKQELKDVVEFLKSPEKFSSLGGKLPKGVLLVGPPGTGKTLLARAVAGEARVPFFHAAGPEFDEILVGQGARRVRDLFKAAKERAPCVIFIDEIDSVGAKRTNSVLHPYANQTINQLLSEMDGFHQNEGVIVLGATNRRDDLDPALLRPGRFDVEVSVPTPDYGGRLEILRLYVARVAAHPDLDVEALARGTTGFTGADLESMVNQAALKAAIEGAKTVSMSHLEEARDKVLMGPARRARLPDDEANNITAVHEGGHAVVAYYTKDSHPLHKVTIIPRGPSLGHTAYIPAKERYHVTKQQLLAMMDTMMGGRAAEELVFGPDKITSGASSDLKQATSIACHMVREWGMSERVGLRALEPARTQDTLGPCTNELVDAEIKKILSESYERAKAILRAHAKEHKALADALLKYETLDADDIKAIMNGDKIKLDKQRAGKESAGSPGAPVPPALLPQAVPA from the exons ATGTGTAAAATAGACGTACGGTCTGCAGTATCTATCGCCGGAGCCTATAAGGCTGCCGTGAGAGATGTCCCGAACTTAAAATCAGCTCGGAAGATATCGCATATATCCGAAACTtcattcgaaaaaaataaaaatggatggTTACCAACACCGACGGTCACAGTCGATCTACGCggcaaaaaaactaaatttagttTCACTGATAATTTTGTGGGTACACTGTTTAGAGATTTACATaatgattcatttaaatataatatacaagtgCGTGGGTTCAAGACAGAGAGGGGAATTCATGCAGACCTTAAGAGGAAccctaatttaataaatagactaC GTCTTAACGTCACAGACAGCTCAGATAAACAATCCAATCTCGGTCCAGATGTTGCACCGAGATTGGAGAAGCTCCTCAGCGAGGATACAGTGCTCACGCACCAGCAGaaagataaaattaagataGCTTTTGCTGAGGGGTATTTGGCAG GGTCACATCCGGACAATGTTCGTGGTACCAAAGCCTCCAAATACCTAAAGCTGGTGCAGCAACTACTCACCATAGTACTATTCCTGGCTATATTTGTCAGTCTCATGGCGTCTGTTAGTGGAACTGTCTTCCG GATTCAGCTGGGCAACCAGGTGGAGGTGGATCCTGAAGACATCTCCGTCACCTTTGATGATGTCAAGGGAGCTGATGAAGCTAAGCAAGAACTTAAGGATGTG GTGGAGTTCCTAAAGTCACCGGAGAAGTTCTCATCTCTGGGTGGCAAGCTGCCGAAGGGTGTGTTGCTGGTGGGTCCACCGGGCACCGGCAAGACGCTGCTAGCACGAGCTGTGGCGGGGGAGGCTAGGGTGCCCTTCTTCCATGCAGCAGGACCTGAGTTCGACGAGATACTGGTGGGGCAGGGCGCTAGAAGAGTACGAGACCTCTTCA AGGCAGCTAAAGAGCGAGCGCCGTGCGTTATATTCATAGATGAGATAGATTCAGTCGGTGCCAAAAGAACCAATAGTGTCTTACATCCATATGCTAATCAG ACAATTAATCAACTCCTATCAGAGATGGATGGTTTCCACCAGAACGAGGGTGTGATCGTTCTGGGAGCAACTAACCGGAGAGATGATTTGGACCCAGCTTTGCTGAGGCCGGGCAGATTCGACGTAGAG GTATCGGTACCCACACCGGACTACGGCGGTCGGCTGGAGATCTTGCGTCTGTACGTGGCGCGTGTGGCCGCACATCCAGACTTGGACGTGGAGGCGCTGGCCAGAGGTACCACTGGCTTCACCGGAGCGGATCTTGAGAGCATGGTCAACCAGGCTGCGCTAAA AGCCGCCATCGAGGGTGCGAAGACGGTGTCGATGTCGCACCTGGAGGAGGCGCGCGACAAGGTGCTGATGGGGCCCGCGAGGCGAGCGCGCCTGCCGGACGACGAGGCCAACAACATCACCGCCGTACACGAGGGCGGACACGCCGTCGTCGCCTACTACACCAAG GACTCGCACCCGCTGCACAAGGTGACCATCATCCCGCGCGGGCCGTCACTCGGTCACACCGCCTACATTCCCGCCAAGGAGAG ATACCACGTGACAAAGCAACAGCTGCTGGCTATGATGGACACCATGATGGGAGGACGAGCGGCTGAGGAGCTTGTCTTCGGACCTGACAAGATTACGTCAG GTGCATCTTCGGACCTGAAGCAGGCGACATCCATCGCGTGTCACATGGTGCGGGAGTGGGGTATGAGCGAACGGGTCGGGCTCCGGGCGCTGGAGCCCGCCAGGACACAGGACACCCTCGGACCTTGCACCAATGAGCTT gtTGATGCGGAAATAAAGAAGATACTATCAGAGAGCTACGAACGCGCCAAGGCCATTTTACGTGCTCACGCCAAAGAGCACAAAGCTCTGGCCGATGCCTTACTCAA ATATGAAACACTCGACGCTGATGACATCAAGGCGATAATGAACGGAGACAAGATTAAGTTAGATAAACAGAGAGCCGGCAAGGAGTCCGCCGGTAGTCCCGGGGCTCCCGTGCCGCCCGCGCTGCTGCCGCAAGCAGTGCCCGCATAG
- the LOC113395346 gene encoding ATP-dependent zinc metalloprotease YME1L isoform X1, giving the protein MCKIDVRSAVSIAGAYKAAVRDVPNLKSARKISHISETSFEKNKNGWLPTPTVTVDLRGKKTKFSFTDNFVGTLFRDLHNDSFKYNIQVRGFKTERGIHADLKRNPNLINRLRKFFGLNVTDSSDKQSNLGPDVAPRLEKLLSEDTVLTHQQKDKIKIAFAEGYLAGSHPDNVRGTKASKYLKLVQQLLTIVLFLAIFVSLMASVSGTVFRIQLGNQVEVDPEDISVTFDDVKGADEAKQELKDVVEFLKSPEKFSSLGGKLPKGVLLVGPPGTGKTLLARAVAGEARVPFFHAAGPEFDEILVGQGARRVRDLFKAAKERAPCVIFIDEIDSVGAKRTNSVLHPYANQTINQLLSEMDGFHQNEGVIVLGATNRRDDLDPALLRPGRFDVEVSVPTPDYGGRLEILRLYVARVAAHPDLDVEALARGTTGFTGADLESMVNQAALKAAIEGAKTVSMSHLEEARDKVLMGPARRARLPDDEANNITAVHEGGHAVVAYYTKDSHPLHKVTIIPRGPSLGHTAYIPAKERYHVTKQQLLAMMDTMMGGRAAEELVFGPDKITSGASSDLKQATSIACHMVREWGMSERVGLRALEPARTQDTLGPCTNELVDAEIKKILSESYERAKAILRAHAKEHKALADALLKYETLDADDIKAIMNGDKIKLDKQRAGKESAGSPGAPVPPALLPQAVPA; this is encoded by the exons ATGTGTAAAATAGACGTACGGTCTGCAGTATCTATCGCCGGAGCCTATAAGGCTGCCGTGAGAGATGTCCCGAACTTAAAATCAGCTCGGAAGATATCGCATATATCCGAAACTtcattcgaaaaaaataaaaatggatggTTACCAACACCGACGGTCACAGTCGATCTACGCggcaaaaaaactaaatttagttTCACTGATAATTTTGTGGGTACACTGTTTAGAGATTTACATaatgattcatttaaatataatatacaagtgCGTGGGTTCAAGACAGAGAGGGGAATTCATGCAGACCTTAAGAGGAAccctaatttaataaatagactaCGTAAGTTTTTCG GTCTTAACGTCACAGACAGCTCAGATAAACAATCCAATCTCGGTCCAGATGTTGCACCGAGATTGGAGAAGCTCCTCAGCGAGGATACAGTGCTCACGCACCAGCAGaaagataaaattaagataGCTTTTGCTGAGGGGTATTTGGCAG GGTCACATCCGGACAATGTTCGTGGTACCAAAGCCTCCAAATACCTAAAGCTGGTGCAGCAACTACTCACCATAGTACTATTCCTGGCTATATTTGTCAGTCTCATGGCGTCTGTTAGTGGAACTGTCTTCCG GATTCAGCTGGGCAACCAGGTGGAGGTGGATCCTGAAGACATCTCCGTCACCTTTGATGATGTCAAGGGAGCTGATGAAGCTAAGCAAGAACTTAAGGATGTG GTGGAGTTCCTAAAGTCACCGGAGAAGTTCTCATCTCTGGGTGGCAAGCTGCCGAAGGGTGTGTTGCTGGTGGGTCCACCGGGCACCGGCAAGACGCTGCTAGCACGAGCTGTGGCGGGGGAGGCTAGGGTGCCCTTCTTCCATGCAGCAGGACCTGAGTTCGACGAGATACTGGTGGGGCAGGGCGCTAGAAGAGTACGAGACCTCTTCA AGGCAGCTAAAGAGCGAGCGCCGTGCGTTATATTCATAGATGAGATAGATTCAGTCGGTGCCAAAAGAACCAATAGTGTCTTACATCCATATGCTAATCAG ACAATTAATCAACTCCTATCAGAGATGGATGGTTTCCACCAGAACGAGGGTGTGATCGTTCTGGGAGCAACTAACCGGAGAGATGATTTGGACCCAGCTTTGCTGAGGCCGGGCAGATTCGACGTAGAG GTATCGGTACCCACACCGGACTACGGCGGTCGGCTGGAGATCTTGCGTCTGTACGTGGCGCGTGTGGCCGCACATCCAGACTTGGACGTGGAGGCGCTGGCCAGAGGTACCACTGGCTTCACCGGAGCGGATCTTGAGAGCATGGTCAACCAGGCTGCGCTAAA AGCCGCCATCGAGGGTGCGAAGACGGTGTCGATGTCGCACCTGGAGGAGGCGCGCGACAAGGTGCTGATGGGGCCCGCGAGGCGAGCGCGCCTGCCGGACGACGAGGCCAACAACATCACCGCCGTACACGAGGGCGGACACGCCGTCGTCGCCTACTACACCAAG GACTCGCACCCGCTGCACAAGGTGACCATCATCCCGCGCGGGCCGTCACTCGGTCACACCGCCTACATTCCCGCCAAGGAGAG ATACCACGTGACAAAGCAACAGCTGCTGGCTATGATGGACACCATGATGGGAGGACGAGCGGCTGAGGAGCTTGTCTTCGGACCTGACAAGATTACGTCAG GTGCATCTTCGGACCTGAAGCAGGCGACATCCATCGCGTGTCACATGGTGCGGGAGTGGGGTATGAGCGAACGGGTCGGGCTCCGGGCGCTGGAGCCCGCCAGGACACAGGACACCCTCGGACCTTGCACCAATGAGCTT gtTGATGCGGAAATAAAGAAGATACTATCAGAGAGCTACGAACGCGCCAAGGCCATTTTACGTGCTCACGCCAAAGAGCACAAAGCTCTGGCCGATGCCTTACTCAA ATATGAAACACTCGACGCTGATGACATCAAGGCGATAATGAACGGAGACAAGATTAAGTTAGATAAACAGAGAGCCGGCAAGGAGTCCGCCGGTAGTCCCGGGGCTCCCGTGCCGCCCGCGCTGCTGCCGCAAGCAGTGCCCGCATAG